A region of the Betaproteobacteria bacterium genome:
GGAAGCGCCCAGGACTACCCTCACGCCCAACGGACGGCACATCCGCGCCGAATGAGGAGGTAGCCCATGGAACAAGCATCCGCGGTCCCCGCTTCCCTGCAGCCAGTCGATCGTCTCAGCCCGGTGCGCATCAAGCGACTGGGCCACGTGGTCATCCAGGTACGCAATCTCGAGCGCTCGATACGCTTCTACACCGAGGTGCTGAACTTCCGCGTATCCGACCAGGCCACCGCGGGCGGGGCGTTTCTCACGGCAATCGGCGATCATCATACGATCGGTCTCTTTCCTTCGGACGGCGAGAATGCGCAGCTTCCCTCGAAGGGAGCGGTTCGGCTGCATCACCTCGCCATGCAAGTGGATTCCATGGACGAATTGTTCGACATCAGGGCGTACCTGCAGGAGCGCGGCGTTCCGATCGTCTGGGAAGGGCGACGCGCGCTGGGTGGCCACACGAGTGTCGAGTTCCTCGATCCGGACGGTTATCACCTCGAGCTATTCTGCGACATGGATCAGATACCGCCCGGGGGACGCTCCCGCCCCAGGAACGCCAGTGGGGTATACGACACCTTGGAGAAATCCAGGGACAACCCGAAGTCACCGACCTGGTAAGACTGGCCGGCAGATCGAGACCAGCGCGAGGACAGCCGCGATCAATCGCGTGGAAATCGTCTACTGTACTCAGTGCCGGTGGTTGCTTCGCGCCGCCTGGATGGCCCAGGAGTTGTTGACGACCTTCGAGGAGGAGATCGCCGAGCTCGCCCTGAAGCCAGGCAGCGGAGGGATCTTCGAAGTCCGCGCCAATGGGCAATTGATCTGGTCGCGCCGGACCGAAGGCCGGTTTCCCGAAATCGTCGAGCTCAAGCGGCTGGTGCGCGATCGGATCGCCCCCGGTCGCAGCCTGGGACACGCCGATCGCAAGGCAGACGATACCGGATAGTCGATACGAGCTGGAGGCATCTCGACGCCCTCCTGCTCATGCTTCGCAACGACTGCAGAAGCCGGCACCACGCGAGAACGCCATACCTTCGCAACGAGTGCGGGAGCCGGCGCCAGGTGCGAACGCAATCGTGCGCCGGGCCGCGCCTAGCAGACCTCGCACTCGTATCGGCGCGCAGTCCATACTAACGCACATGACACACGCCCCTTTTGGGCGAATCGTTGTCCGCGTTCAAATGTGACTGGAGGCTATCTTGAAGAAGACAACCTGGCGCCTATCCTTGATTGCCGCCGCCGCAGCAGTCGTGGTGATGGTCCTCGCGTTGCCCTTCGCCCGGGCGCAACGGCAAGTCTCACCCAGCGACGTCCCGATCGGCGTCGCAGCGAGCGGCGGCACCAGTACCGCATGGTTCTATCGTCCCTCGTCGGGTACGGTGGTCGCTTGTCAGTCGACCGCCAGCGGCGCAGGCGCCTTGTCCGGCATCCAGTGCGTGGCGTCGAAGTTGCCCTGAACGCC
Encoded here:
- a CDS encoding SelT/SelW/SelH family protein encodes the protein MNRVEIVYCTQCRWLLRAAWMAQELLTTFEEEIAELALKPGSGGIFEVRANGQLIWSRRTEGRFPEIVELKRLVRDRIAPGRSLGHADRKADDTG
- a CDS encoding glyoxalase, with the protein product MEQASAVPASLQPVDRLSPVRIKRLGHVVIQVRNLERSIRFYTEVLNFRVSDQATAGGAFLTAIGDHHTIGLFPSDGENAQLPSKGAVRLHHLAMQVDSMDELFDIRAYLQERGVPIVWEGRRALGGHTSVEFLDPDGYHLELFCDMDQIPPGGRSRPRNASGVYDTLEKSRDNPKSPTW